One genomic window of Candidatus Pseudobacter hemicellulosilyticus includes the following:
- the gap gene encoding type I glyceraldehyde-3-phosphate dehydrogenase produces MIKVAINGFGRIGRLAFREITENKELEIVAINDLSAPSMLAYLLKYDSVQGRFTKNVSHTDQSLIVDGKEITVLAERDPRKLPWAKLQVDLVLECTGIFESREKASAHLEAGARKVIISAPSDKEVKTIVYNVNHQVLDSADTLISCASCTTNCLAPMAKVLNDTFGIVGGQMTTIHAYTNSQPLMDTPDPKLGYRKSRAAADSIVPYTTGAAKAIGLVVPELNGKLDGSSQRVPTHSGSVVELFTMLEKKVTVEEVNATMQAAANESFGYTEDPIVSADVIGMHYGSLFDGTQTKIVTVGDRQLVKTVSWYDNEMSFVSQMVRTAAYFGSL; encoded by the coding sequence ATGATCAAAGTTGCTATCAATGGATTTGGCCGGATCGGACGTCTGGCCTTCCGCGAGATCACAGAAAATAAAGAACTGGAAATTGTTGCTATCAATGACCTGAGTGCGCCTTCCATGCTGGCCTATCTCTTGAAATACGATTCCGTACAGGGCCGGTTTACAAAGAATGTCAGTCATACTGATCAATCACTCATTGTTGACGGAAAAGAAATTACCGTACTGGCCGAAAGGGATCCCCGCAAACTGCCCTGGGCAAAACTGCAGGTGGATCTTGTCCTGGAATGTACCGGTATTTTTGAGTCCCGGGAAAAGGCTTCGGCCCACCTGGAAGCAGGAGCCAGAAAGGTGATCATATCTGCCCCTTCGGATAAGGAGGTGAAGACTATTGTGTACAATGTCAACCACCAGGTGCTGGATAGTGCTGACACCCTGATCAGCTGTGCTTCCTGTACCACCAACTGCCTGGCGCCGATGGCTAAAGTGTTGAATGATACGTTTGGTATTGTGGGCGGTCAGATGACCACCATCCATGCCTATACCAACTCGCAGCCTTTAATGGATACGCCTGATCCCAAGCTGGGCTATCGCAAGTCGAGGGCTGCGGCCGACAGCATTGTGCCCTATACCACCGGCGCCGCCAAAGCCATTGGCCTGGTAGTGCCCGAGCTGAACGGCAAGCTGGATGGCTCTTCCCAGCGGGTGCCCACGCATTCCGGCTCTGTGGTGGAACTGTTCACCATGCTGGAGAAAAAAGTAACAGTAGAGGAGGTCAACGCCACTATGCAGGCGGCAGCCAATGAATCTTTTGGGTATACCGAGGATCCGATTGTATCTGCAGATGTCATTGGCATGCATTATGGCTCCCTGTTTGATGGCACCCAGACAAAAATTGTAACTGTGGGAGACAGGCAGCTGGTGAAAACTGTTTCCTGGTACGATAACGAGATGTCCTTTGTATCGCAGATGGTAAGGACTGCGGCCTATTTTGGTAGTTTATAA